In the Armatimonadota bacterium genome, one interval contains:
- a CDS encoding DUF5009 domain-containing protein, whose translation MHRRHKHQDAPLTQAQGAPRRPDNRASALDALRGLAILAMVLSGLVPGTLPAWMYHAQDAPPTHVTNINLAGISWVDVVFPFFIFSMGAAIPLALSRRLEKAKWWSVIPGILWRGVLLAAFAFFRDHVDPFAFTNSPTRHDWKMALVALVLVFPIWGRMPKTIPQAIQWLIRVVGVSLALVLLSTYRYSDNANLAWNHHAMRQWVERGDIIILVLANVSVFGSLIWLCTRKSWFARLAPVGLMVALKISASAPGWGQTVWNATPVPWLYRMEFLKYLTVILPATIVGDLMVDWLRARAKEHVTAQWPLWRLIPLTVLLFAFVPVCVTGLMERWVIATTLVTVGMLLLGALLTMKPLTELERFITRSFQWGAYWLILGLVFEPYEGGIKKSNATISYFFVTLGLAILTLAAFTLLIERLKGRWSVALLVDNGQNPLLAYIGISSFALPVVVLSGLGAWLDARLTTPWQGALHAAIVTLFLALAVSAATRAKVFVRA comes from the coding sequence ATGCATAGAAGACACAAGCATCAGGACGCCCCTCTCACACAGGCTCAGGGGGCGCCGAGAAGGCCGGACAACCGCGCGAGCGCCCTCGACGCGCTGCGCGGCCTCGCCATCCTCGCTATGGTACTCTCCGGGCTGGTTCCGGGGACGCTTCCTGCGTGGATGTACCACGCGCAGGACGCGCCTCCCACGCACGTCACCAACATCAACCTGGCCGGCATTTCATGGGTGGACGTCGTCTTCCCTTTTTTCATTTTCAGCATGGGCGCGGCGATTCCGCTGGCCCTGAGCCGCCGCCTGGAGAAGGCCAAATGGTGGTCCGTCATCCCCGGGATCCTGTGGCGCGGCGTGCTGCTGGCCGCATTTGCGTTTTTTCGCGACCACGTGGATCCATTTGCATTCACCAATTCGCCGACGCGGCATGACTGGAAGATGGCGCTCGTCGCTCTCGTGCTTGTCTTCCCGATCTGGGGGCGAATGCCGAAAACGATTCCGCAGGCCATTCAGTGGCTCATTCGTGTCGTTGGCGTCAGCCTGGCCCTCGTATTGCTCTCAACGTATCGCTACTCGGACAACGCCAACCTCGCCTGGAACCACCATGCCATGCGCCAATGGGTCGAGCGGGGCGACATCATTATCCTGGTCCTTGCCAACGTCAGCGTCTTCGGATCTCTGATATGGTTATGCACTCGCAAATCGTGGTTTGCCCGCCTGGCGCCGGTTGGCCTGATGGTGGCGCTCAAGATCTCGGCGAGCGCGCCGGGGTGGGGTCAGACGGTCTGGAACGCCACACCCGTTCCCTGGCTGTACCGGATGGAGTTCCTGAAGTACCTGACCGTTATCCTGCCCGCGACGATCGTGGGTGATCTGATGGTGGACTGGCTGAGGGCGAGGGCGAAAGAGCACGTCACGGCGCAGTGGCCGCTCTGGAGGCTGATCCCTCTCACGGTGCTGCTGTTCGCGTTCGTGCCCGTATGCGTCACCGGGCTGATGGAACGGTGGGTGATCGCGACGACGCTCGTCACCGTGGGAATGCTCTTGCTGGGAGCGCTGTTGACGATGAAACCGTTGACCGAGTTGGAACGGTTCATTACGCGATCATTTCAATGGGGAGCCTATTGGCTGATACTTGGCCTCGTCTTCGAACCCTATGAAGGCGGCATCAAGAAGTCGAACGCGACCATCAGCTATTTCTTCGTTACTCTGGGCCTTGCCATCTTGACGCTGGCGGCGTTCACGCTATTGATAGAGCGATTGAAGGGCAGGTGGTCGGTGGCGCTGCTGGTGGACAACGGCCAGAATCCGCTGCTCGCATACATTGGTATCAGCAGTTTTGCGTTGCCGGTGGTGGTGCTCAGCGGGCTGGGCGCCTGGTTGGACGCCAGGCTGACCACTCCGTGGCAGGGCGCCTTGCACGCCGCCATTGTCACGCTGTTCCTTGCCCTGGCGGTGAGCGCGGCCACCCGGGCGAAGGTGTTTGTGCGCGCGTAG
- a CDS encoding type IV pilus twitching motility protein PilT produces the protein MDDLLNIAIERRASDLHLTAGVPPVLRVDGELIPMSDFGPLTAPEAQRSIYDIMTADQIQRFETSLEIDFSYAMGQRARLRVNVYRDRGTVASTLRLIPARIPHLEELGLPAVLKEMARKPRGLILVTGPTGSGKSTTLAAMIHQINSERSVHIITIEDPIEYLHHHRKSVINQRELGQDTRSFDNALRAALREDPDVVLVGEMRDLETIATAITCAETGHLVLATLHTNSASQTVDRIIDVFPPGQQDQIRYQLSANLEAVLCQQLLPRLDGQGRVCAMEIMIATPSVRSMVRDNKTHQLTTIIQTHGDRKTYETSMQTMDQSLKGLVADGIITEAGAMSRAVNRAELAQMLANLEKR, from the coding sequence ATGGACGACCTGCTCAACATCGCCATCGAGCGCCGGGCGTCGGACCTTCATCTGACGGCGGGCGTTCCCCCTGTTCTCCGTGTAGACGGCGAACTCATACCGATGTCGGACTTCGGTCCGCTGACGGCGCCGGAGGCCCAGCGATCAATTTACGACATCATGACGGCTGATCAGATTCAGCGCTTTGAAACCTCACTGGAAATTGATTTTTCCTACGCAATGGGGCAGCGCGCGCGCCTCAGGGTGAACGTGTACCGAGACAGAGGCACCGTAGCTTCAACGCTGCGCCTGATACCGGCGCGAATCCCGCACCTGGAGGAGTTGGGCCTGCCGGCTGTCCTCAAGGAAATGGCGAGGAAGCCAAGGGGGCTCATCCTCGTCACGGGGCCGACCGGATCCGGCAAAAGCACCACCCTTGCCGCGATGATCCACCAGATCAACAGCGAGCGAAGCGTACATATCATCACCATCGAAGACCCGATCGAGTATTTGCACCATCACCGCAAGAGCGTCATCAACCAGCGCGAACTGGGGCAGGATACCCGAAGCTTCGATAACGCGTTGCGCGCCGCCCTCCGCGAAGACCCGGACGTGGTCCTCGTCGGCGAAATGCGTGACCTGGAAACGATAGCCACCGCCATCACCTGCGCGGAAACCGGCCACCTCGTGCTCGCAACTCTGCATACAAACAGCGCATCCCAGACAGTGGACCGCATCATTGATGTGTTCCCGCCCGGACAACAGGACCAGATACGCTACCAGTTGTCCGCAAACCTGGAAGCGGTCCTCTGCCAGCAGTTGCTGCCGCGTTTGGATGGCCAAGGGCGTGTATGCGCCATGGAGATCATGATCGCCACGCCGTCGGTCCGCAGCATGGTCAGGGACAACAAAACGCATCAGCTTACCACGATCATCCAGACCCACGGCGACCGCAAAACATACGAAACAAGCATGCAGACAATGGACCAGTCTTTGAAGGGGCTTGTTGCGGATGGTATCATTACAGAAGCGGGGGCAATGAGTCGCGCCGTGAATCGCGCCGAACTGGCGCAGATGCTGGCGAACCTGGAGAAGCGGTGA
- the galA gene encoding beta-galactosidase GalA, whose translation MRINIIILAAALAAGASSGLAASSGREKLRFDANWRFHYGELPGYTAEGGRVITPIAKWETKPADGAAAEANVTQVLDEASSDGWMTVPVGTDVFKGRTGFAWFRAVVDGKPGGPRSSALRLHFESVDDNATVFVNGIRLAHHELWDEAFDVPVGKVWRTTGPNRIAVLVENTAGQGGIHTRSSLEAAPKAGSAALASVKMSAAAWKRIGLPHDFVVGQPFDPNGDRSHGYKPSGIGWYVKTFDLPASDRGRRLSLEFDGVYRDSTVWLNGILLGRHQSGYTSFAYDITGAARFGAANTLTVRADARRNEGWWYEGGGVYRHVWLVKTSPVHVARWGTFVTTNVRGPETAARPDAEIYIRTTVQDEAARSVLCRLESRIVDPPGQTVATLGSSLTLRGSGSTQTVHRFTLPKVRLWSIETPYLYRVVTTVYQGGRAVDTYVTPFGIRTIRFDKDQGFFLNGKPVKIKGTCNHQDFAGIGVALPDRVHEYKIEKLKAMGSNAYRCSHHPYAPEILDACDRLGMLVMDENRKLGDSPEILGQVESMVRRDRNHPSIIMWSMCNEEGRQGTPAGARMFSAMKKVVTSLDTTRPVTCAMNGGWGPNGITMVADLQGFNYNFGAYDGFHADFPNIPAYASETASTLTTRGEYATDRERGYVTSYNATDDTWKSVAERPFMAGSFVWTGFDYRGEPTPYDWPCINSHFGIMDTCGFPKDNYWYYLSWWGSKPVAHVMPHWNWPGKEGQNIDVRVFTNCERVELILNGHSLGFKDVPRFEHVDWQVPYAPGRLDVRGYNNGTSVARDFVETTERPAVIRLRPDRISVTADGEDVSIIAVDILDAKGRVVPTADNQVTFSVAGAAQVIGVGNGDPSSHESDKASARKAFNGHCMVIVQAGTKTGSFTVKASAPGLNTAATTIRMR comes from the coding sequence ATGCGGATCAACATTATCATCCTTGCGGCGGCGTTGGCCGCAGGAGCTTCCAGCGGTTTGGCGGCGTCCTCTGGCCGTGAGAAGCTGCGCTTCGACGCCAACTGGCGGTTCCACTACGGCGAACTGCCGGGATACACAGCCGAAGGGGGTCGGGTAATTACCCCGATCGCCAAATGGGAGACCAAACCAGCCGACGGGGCAGCCGCTGAGGCAAACGTCACCCAGGTGTTGGATGAAGCGTCAAGCGATGGATGGATGACCGTGCCGGTCGGCACGGACGTCTTCAAAGGCCGCACCGGCTTCGCGTGGTTCCGGGCCGTCGTCGATGGAAAGCCCGGTGGGCCGCGGTCCAGCGCATTGCGCCTCCATTTCGAAAGCGTGGATGATAACGCCACAGTGTTCGTCAACGGGATCCGACTGGCCCATCACGAGCTATGGGACGAAGCGTTCGACGTGCCGGTCGGCAAAGTCTGGCGGACGACCGGCCCGAACCGCATCGCGGTTCTGGTGGAGAACACGGCCGGGCAGGGGGGTATCCACACCCGTTCGTCGCTGGAAGCGGCCCCGAAGGCGGGGTCAGCTGCGCTGGCGTCCGTCAAGATGTCCGCCGCCGCATGGAAGCGCATCGGCTTGCCCCATGATTTCGTGGTGGGGCAACCTTTTGACCCCAATGGCGATCGCAGCCACGGGTATAAGCCGTCCGGGATTGGCTGGTACGTCAAGACGTTCGATCTTCCGGCAAGCGATCGTGGCCGCCGCCTTTCGCTCGAGTTTGACGGGGTGTATCGCGACAGCACGGTGTGGCTCAATGGAATCCTGCTGGGGAGGCACCAGAGCGGCTATACAAGCTTCGCCTACGACATCACCGGGGCGGCGCGCTTTGGCGCCGCCAACACCCTCACCGTACGCGCGGACGCTCGCCGGAACGAGGGTTGGTGGTATGAGGGTGGGGGTGTCTACCGGCACGTATGGTTGGTAAAGACGTCGCCCGTCCACGTAGCGCGTTGGGGCACCTTTGTAACCACCAACGTGCGCGGCCCTGAAACCGCCGCGCGCCCGGATGCGGAAATCTACATTCGCACCACCGTGCAAGACGAGGCCGCCCGGTCTGTACTCTGCCGCTTGGAATCGCGAATCGTGGATCCACCTGGCCAAACCGTGGCTACGCTCGGCAGTTCGCTGACGCTTCGCGGTTCCGGGAGCACGCAAACGGTACACAGATTCACGCTGCCGAAGGTCCGGTTGTGGTCCATCGAGACGCCGTACCTTTACCGCGTCGTCACAACCGTATACCAGGGCGGCAGGGCAGTGGACACGTACGTGACACCCTTTGGCATTCGCACCATCCGATTCGACAAGGACCAGGGCTTCTTCCTGAACGGCAAGCCGGTCAAGATCAAGGGCACCTGCAACCACCAGGATTTCGCGGGAATCGGCGTCGCACTGCCGGACCGCGTCCACGAGTATAAGATCGAGAAGCTCAAGGCTATGGGCAGCAACGCCTACCGCTGCTCCCACCACCCGTACGCGCCCGAGATACTGGATGCGTGCGACCGCCTCGGCATGCTGGTTATGGACGAGAACCGCAAATTGGGCGATTCGCCCGAGATACTGGGCCAGGTGGAGAGCATGGTCCGGCGCGATCGCAACCACCCGAGCATCATCATGTGGTCTATGTGCAATGAGGAGGGCCGCCAGGGCACGCCTGCCGGCGCGCGCATGTTTTCCGCAATGAAGAAGGTCGTGACCAGCCTCGATACCACACGCCCGGTCACGTGCGCGATGAACGGCGGTTGGGGCCCTAACGGCATCACGATGGTGGCCGACCTCCAGGGCTTCAACTACAACTTCGGGGCGTACGACGGTTTTCACGCCGACTTCCCTAACATACCCGCGTACGCCAGCGAGACGGCAAGCACGCTCACAACACGCGGTGAATACGCAACCGACCGCGAGCGCGGCTACGTCACGTCGTATAACGCGACCGACGACACCTGGAAGAGTGTCGCGGAGAGGCCGTTCATGGCCGGCTCATTCGTGTGGACCGGGTTCGACTACCGCGGCGAGCCGACGCCATACGACTGGCCGTGCATCAACTCCCATTTCGGGATCATGGACACCTGCGGCTTCCCCAAGGATAACTACTGGTATTACCTCTCGTGGTGGGGCAGCAAACCCGTTGCTCACGTGATGCCGCACTGGAACTGGCCCGGCAAAGAGGGTCAGAACATCGACGTCCGCGTGTTCACCAACTGCGAAAGGGTGGAACTGATCCTCAACGGCCACAGCCTCGGCTTCAAGGATGTGCCTCGGTTCGAGCACGTCGACTGGCAGGTCCCATACGCGCCGGGGCGCCTCGATGTCCGCGGCTACAACAACGGAACGTCGGTGGCAAGGGACTTCGTGGAGACGACCGAACGGCCTGCGGTGATCCGCTTGCGTCCGGACCGGATATCTGTGACGGCCGATGGCGAGGATGTGAGCATCATCGCGGTTGATATCCTGGACGCAAAGGGGCGCGTTGTGCCGACCGCGGACAATCAGGTCACGTTCTCCGTGGCCGGCGCCGCCCAGGTGATTGGAGTGGGAAACGGCGATCCCAGCAGCCACGAATCTGACAAGGCGAGCGCCCGCAAAGCGTTCAACGGCCACTGCATGGTCATCGTCCAGGCCGGGACAAAGACGGGCTCTTTCACCGTGAAGGCGTCCGCGCCGGGCCTCAACACGGCCGCCACGACTATTCGGATGAGGTAG
- a CDS encoding type II secretion system protein yields MMGGPKTKRSGFSLIEMLVVIAIIAILAGLIFPLATTMREKGNQSACLSNLQSIGQALKLYRLDERAYPPALYGFLIEGDSAPTTFLYPFYARSRREFKCPDNPNRFDEAGLAGPFEGASSPISAVPLERVPRPGGGYDDKPILNKRIAYYTFDSYDGGVLPPQKKIPSVVPTGMPGYELHFRRDWAYFGAADSDRELLNRNPEDGTFVTTCTYHRRYNYNYAASPPALVLAQGPDSWDIVLFLDGHTEKIPSSQVGPAVLSRGS; encoded by the coding sequence ATGATGGGGGGTCCGAAAACGAAACGGAGTGGCTTCAGCCTCATTGAGATGCTGGTGGTGATAGCGATTATCGCCATCCTGGCAGGCCTCATCTTCCCCTTGGCCACGACTATGCGGGAAAAGGGCAATCAGTCGGCGTGCCTCAGCAATCTTCAGAGCATTGGGCAGGCCCTCAAACTCTACCGCCTCGATGAGCGCGCCTATCCCCCGGCGCTGTACGGTTTTCTGATTGAAGGCGACTCGGCTCCGACCACGTTCCTCTATCCGTTCTACGCCAGGAGCCGCCGCGAGTTCAAATGCCCGGACAACCCGAACCGCTTTGACGAGGCAGGGCTCGCTGGCCCGTTTGAAGGAGCTTCCTCGCCCATAAGCGCCGTGCCACTCGAGCGAGTGCCGAGGCCGGGCGGCGGTTACGACGACAAACCGATCCTCAATAAGCGTATCGCCTACTACACGTTCGATTCGTATGACGGCGGGGTCCTGCCGCCTCAGAAGAAGATCCCTTCGGTGGTACCGACCGGCATGCCGGGCTATGAACTCCACTTCCGTCGTGACTGGGCGTATTTCGGTGCAGCCGACAGCGATCGCGAACTCCTGAACCGCAACCCCGAGGACGGTACGTTTGTGACGACGTGTACCTATCACCGGCGCTACAATTACAATTACGCAGCGTCGCCGCCCGCCTTGGTTCTGGCGCAAGGTCCCGACAGCTGGGATATCGTTCTTTTCCTGGACGGCCACACCGAAAAGATACCCAGCAGCCAGGTTGGTCCGGCGGTTCTATCGAGGGGCTCATGA
- a CDS encoding type II secretion system F family protein gives MATFSYVGRDASGQSVTGNVDADNEGTARDRLREQGTFVQSVRPVKGAKTTAVAKGQQTGVAVAKKEKKKFTFGGKVKLVDLSVFCRQFSTMIDAGVSLVRCLSVLQEQCPNPTLKRILTDIQVEVESGNTLSRAMTKYPRVFSPLFVGLIKAGEVGGVLEESLQRLSSFLEKDMETRRKVKSAMTYPTIVIFAAFVIVIGLTTFVLPSFFQVFKDLGLKDDQLPGPTQFLMNFSALLRGGFPTRQIILVVCLIAFIAGFKSFTRTKVGRRIYDRFKLKIPVFGNLNHKVALSRFARTLSTLLVSGVPILQALETVAGTVDNVIIGDAILDARTSIREGERIGDPLQKSGQFPPMVVQMISIGEESGALDAMLTKIAEFYEDEVDAALSSLTAAIEPVLMVFLGVIVGFIVVSVFLPMTSIISQMSGGGGDKGDGE, from the coding sequence ATGGCGACGTTTTCGTATGTCGGGCGCGATGCCAGCGGGCAGAGCGTCACGGGCAACGTGGATGCGGACAACGAAGGTACGGCCCGGGACCGCCTGCGCGAGCAGGGAACGTTCGTGCAGAGCGTTCGCCCGGTGAAGGGCGCGAAGACCACCGCGGTGGCCAAGGGCCAACAGACCGGCGTTGCCGTGGCCAAGAAGGAAAAGAAGAAATTCACCTTCGGCGGCAAGGTCAAGCTTGTGGACCTCAGCGTCTTCTGCCGGCAGTTCTCCACAATGATTGACGCGGGCGTGTCGCTGGTACGCTGCCTGTCAGTCCTTCAAGAGCAGTGTCCCAACCCCACTCTGAAGCGCATTCTCACGGACATTCAGGTTGAGGTCGAATCCGGAAACACGCTTAGCCGCGCGATGACCAAGTACCCCCGGGTCTTCAGCCCCCTCTTCGTCGGTCTGATCAAAGCCGGGGAAGTCGGCGGCGTTCTCGAGGAGTCGCTCCAGCGCCTAAGTTCATTTCTAGAAAAGGACATGGAAACTCGCCGCAAGGTCAAGTCCGCCATGACCTACCCAACGATCGTCATCTTCGCGGCCTTTGTCATCGTGATCGGCCTGACAACCTTCGTTCTGCCGAGTTTCTTCCAGGTGTTCAAGGACCTCGGGCTCAAGGATGACCAGCTGCCCGGCCCGACGCAGTTCCTGATGAACTTCTCGGCGCTTCTGCGAGGTGGCTTTCCTACGCGACAGATCATCCTGGTTGTCTGCCTCATCGCGTTCATCGCCGGGTTTAAGTCGTTCACGAGGACCAAAGTGGGCCGGCGGATTTATGACCGCTTCAAGCTGAAGATCCCCGTGTTCGGAAACCTGAACCATAAAGTGGCGCTGTCCCGTTTCGCGCGCACATTGTCCACGCTTCTTGTATCCGGCGTTCCGATCCTGCAGGCGCTGGAAACGGTTGCCGGAACGGTGGACAACGTCATCATCGGGGACGCCATCCTGGACGCCCGAACGAGCATCCGGGAAGGTGAACGCATCGGCGATCCGCTCCAGAAATCGGGCCAATTCCCGCCGATGGTCGTTCAGATGATCTCCATCGGTGAAGAGTCCGGTGCTCTGGACGCGATGCTCACCAAGATTGCGGAGTTCTACGAGGACGAAGTGGACGCTGCCCTTTCAAGTCTAACAGCGGCCATCGAACCTGTCTTGATGGTGTTCCTGGGGGTGATTGTAGGGTTCATCGTCGTGTCCGTCTTCCTGCCGATGACGTCCATCATTTCGCAGATGTCCGGCGGTGGCGGCGATAAGGGCGACGGCGAATAA
- a CDS encoding DUF5009 domain-containing protein: MVSTTAVPPPRRVQALDALRGIAILMMVLSGVVPATYPAWMHHAQCPPPTLKFNAGIPGITWVDLVFPFFVFSMGAAIPLALGRRMDKGEPWWKLGWGVIQRFLLLGLFAIYIEHIRPFGIGAPEVWQTWARALIAFAALLAILVRPPKGWSRPICVALRIAGWTVAAWLMYTVRRGDGTGFDPHNSDIIIMILANVVLGVSLVWGLSRANPLMRVGFMAVLMAVRLASGAPGFVQTIWAWSPEQFLYMHHLFFTQGPWLFHQGYTSMLMVAIPGTLIGDLFVTWMRAPQGPAGVTEWSRGRWWAIAGVSFALVPVLLGGLFTRHVVEVASVAAVICVAVRYLVARPALPAERLIHDVAAWGAFWLILGLLFEPYEGGIKKDPATMSYYFVSAGLACFTLIAFSIVMDVIGKPGALRLLADNGQNPMIAYAGLSNLVQPLLFIVGLKPLIDRGCETTNGMFLLGVMEVVMVALTVSGFTRAKIFLRT, encoded by the coding sequence ATGGTTTCTACCACCGCGGTGCCGCCCCCGCGCCGCGTCCAGGCGCTCGACGCCCTGCGTGGCATCGCCATCTTGATGATGGTACTGTCCGGCGTCGTGCCCGCGACCTATCCGGCGTGGATGCATCACGCACAATGTCCGCCCCCCACACTGAAATTCAACGCCGGAATCCCGGGCATCACGTGGGTCGATCTGGTCTTCCCGTTCTTCGTTTTCAGCATGGGCGCCGCCATCCCGCTGGCGCTGGGCCGCCGGATGGACAAAGGTGAGCCCTGGTGGAAGCTCGGTTGGGGGGTGATCCAGCGGTTCCTGTTGTTGGGGCTTTTTGCGATCTATATAGAGCACATACGCCCGTTCGGCATCGGCGCACCGGAAGTGTGGCAGACGTGGGCCCGGGCCCTCATAGCCTTCGCTGCGTTGCTCGCCATCCTGGTTCGCCCGCCGAAGGGCTGGTCCCGTCCCATTTGTGTGGCGCTGCGCATTGCCGGTTGGACGGTGGCCGCCTGGTTGATGTACACCGTGCGCCGGGGCGACGGCACAGGCTTCGATCCCCATAACAGCGACATTATCATTATGATCCTCGCCAACGTTGTACTCGGCGTCTCGCTGGTGTGGGGATTGTCGCGCGCGAACCCGTTGATGCGCGTTGGATTCATGGCCGTTCTCATGGCCGTGCGGCTTGCGAGCGGCGCGCCGGGATTCGTGCAGACCATCTGGGCGTGGTCTCCCGAGCAGTTCCTGTATATGCACCATCTCTTCTTCACGCAAGGCCCATGGCTCTTCCACCAGGGCTACACGAGCATGCTGATGGTGGCGATCCCGGGGACTCTCATCGGTGACCTCTTCGTCACGTGGATGCGCGCTCCTCAGGGGCCGGCCGGGGTGACAGAGTGGTCGCGCGGCCGGTGGTGGGCCATCGCAGGCGTTTCATTCGCCCTCGTGCCGGTGTTATTAGGGGGGTTGTTCACCCGTCACGTCGTCGAGGTTGCCTCCGTCGCGGCGGTCATTTGTGTGGCCGTTCGATATCTCGTCGCGCGACCGGCGCTCCCCGCGGAGCGTCTTATTCACGATGTCGCGGCGTGGGGCGCGTTCTGGCTGATCTTGGGGCTGCTGTTCGAACCGTACGAAGGCGGCATCAAGAAGGATCCGGCGACGATGAGTTATTATTTCGTCAGCGCCGGTCTTGCCTGCTTCACGCTCATCGCTTTCTCCATCGTGATGGACGTCATCGGAAAGCCCGGGGCGCTGCGGCTGCTGGCGGACAACGGGCAGAACCCGATGATCGCCTACGCGGGCCTCAGCAACCTGGTCCAGCCCCTGCTTTTCATCGTGGGGCTTAAGCCGCTCATCGACAGAGGTTGCGAGACCACGAACGGGATGTTCTTGCTCGGCGTGATGGAGGTCGTTATGGTGGCGCTTACGGTCAGCGGTTTCACGCGCGCCAAAATCTTCCTCAGGACGTGA
- a CDS encoding prepilin peptidase, producing the protein MTELYESFPIWLRLLAPFIMGTVVGSFVNVLIYRIPEDISIITPPSMCPKCKHRLGPPDLVPLFSFLASGRKCRYCGQPVSWRYFSIEFLTGVVFAATVWQFGATANAVLLCALFASLIASFFIDMGHFIIPDELNYFGIGIGLLRSITTNRPFGDNLYGRPEIGQAPSMGAALAGMVGLSLLLLVVTKAGNVMFRKQVAAQQKQWEEEGMLDEGEELEAMGLGDVKLAAAMGANLGLAGGLVGLFIGFGAGAIVGIILKMSKRLEGHAIPFGPYLIAGTVAALFYGAPIVTWYLGRMGIA; encoded by the coding sequence ATGACCGAACTCTACGAATCATTTCCGATCTGGCTGAGGCTTCTGGCTCCGTTCATCATGGGAACGGTGGTCGGAAGCTTCGTCAACGTATTGATCTACCGGATTCCCGAAGACATCTCGATTATCACGCCGCCTTCGATGTGCCCGAAATGTAAGCACAGGCTGGGGCCGCCGGATCTGGTGCCGCTGTTTTCATTTCTGGCGTCCGGACGAAAATGCCGCTACTGCGGTCAGCCGGTTTCATGGCGGTATTTCAGCATCGAGTTTCTGACCGGGGTCGTCTTTGCGGCGACGGTCTGGCAGTTCGGAGCCACGGCCAACGCCGTTCTGCTATGCGCGCTCTTCGCATCGCTCATCGCGTCGTTCTTCATTGATATGGGGCACTTCATTATCCCGGATGAACTGAATTACTTCGGGATAGGTATCGGCCTTTTGCGCTCGATCACGACGAACCGGCCGTTTGGCGACAACTTGTACGGACGCCCGGAAATCGGTCAGGCGCCCTCGATGGGCGCGGCGCTCGCGGGTATGGTGGGCCTCAGCCTCCTGCTTCTGGTCGTCACGAAGGCCGGCAATGTTATGTTCCGCAAGCAGGTGGCCGCGCAGCAGAAGCAGTGGGAAGAAGAGGGGATGCTGGACGAGGGCGAGGAATTGGAGGCCATGGGCCTTGGCGATGTGAAACTCGCCGCGGCGATGGGCGCCAACCTCGGCCTTGCAGGTGGTTTGGTTGGCCTGTTCATTGGATTCGGCGCCGGCGCGATCGTAGGCATCATCCTGAAGATGAGCAAGCGCCTGGAAGGCCACGCCATCCCTTTCGGCCCGTATCTCATTGCTGGCACGGTTGCTGCTCTGTTCTACGGCGCCCCGATAGTGACGTGGTATCTTGGCCGGATGGGAATTGCGTAG